CGATCGCCATTAATAGATTCCCTCGCGTACGACTTTGCATGTTTTCCTCGGCTACAGAGAAAGGACGGTCTTCAAAAATGGGTTTCAATTCTTTCAAAAAACTTTCATAAATATCTTTGATATGAATAATTTCATAAGGGTTATTTAAATTCTCACTTAGCTGAGCAGCGTCTGCGACAGAGTGCTCAGTTGAATAAGGAGAAGGCATTAAAATAGCATGAACATTTTCTGCACCCAAAGCCTCACAAGCTAAGGCTAAAGTTACAGCCGAGTCGATTCCGCCTGAAGAACCCAGGATGGCTTTTGTAAAATTCATTTTAGAAAAATAATCCTTTATGCCGATTATTAATGCTTCATATACTTGGGCAATATTAAGGGAGGGCATTAATTTATCTGGAAATAACTCATGGTTTGGCAGCGTATCTACCTTCTCTATTATAGGCGTGTCGAAAGTGCCGTCTTTATTAAGTTCTAGCCCATCAACTTCTTCTTTGAAGAGAGAAAACGCTTTACAGATATTCCCCTTCTTATCAAAAATAAAAGAGCCTCCATCAAAAACAATTTCTGTTTGTGAACCAACTGCATTGCAATAAAACATGGGCAATTGATACTTCAGGACATTTGCTTTAATAATAGCTTTGCGATCTTCATCGTGGGTATAATCAAAAGGGGATGCCGAAAGATTAATCATTATATCGGGCTTTTGTTGCATTAAAATATCCATCGGACAAATGCGATACAAAGGGTTGTCTCCAAGGTTCCAGATGTCCTCGCAAATGGTTACGGCCAAGCGTTTCCCTTTAAATTCCATTATATTCCATGCGTAAGCCGGCTCAAAATATCTGTTTTCATCAAATACATCATAGGTAGGTAAAAGTGTTTTATGTACTTCGGCT
The Arachidicoccus soli DNA segment above includes these coding regions:
- a CDS encoding NAD+ synthase — protein: MKIFLAQQNYHIGNFEANTTKIIEAVKIAKAQNADLIVFSELCVCGYPPRDFLAFEDFIEKSYAAIDKIKQHADSIGILVGAPARNPQREGKDLFNAAFLLYEKEVKAEVHKTLLPTYDVFDENRYFEPAYAWNIMEFKGKRLAVTICEDIWNLGDNPLYRICPMDILMQQKPDIMINLSASPFDYTHDEDRKAIIKANVLKYQLPMFYCNAVGSQTEIVFDGGSFIFDKKGNICKAFSLFKEEVDGLELNKDGTFDTPIIEKVDTLPNHELFPDKLMPSLNIAQVYEALIIGIKDYFSKMNFTKAILGSSGGIDSAVTLALACEALGAENVHAILMPSPYSTEHSVADAAQLSENLNNPYEIIHIKDIYESFLKELKPIFEDRPFSVAEENMQSRTRGNLLMAIANKFGYILLNTSNKSELSTGYGTLYGDMAGGLGVLGDCYKLQVYALAKYINRETEIIPKHIITKAPSAELRPNQKDSDSLPDYEILDQILYQYIEMQKGPKKIKSLGFDAALVDRTLKMVNVNEYKRNQFCPIIRVSPKAFGVGRRVPIVAKYLI